A window of the Geoalkalibacter sp. genome harbors these coding sequences:
- a CDS encoding PilZ domain-containing protein has protein sequence MTEKRRFGRIPFGSAVNLLVDEQSLTAQLIDLSLKGAKIHLTQGPSLADETRCRFILALDCGVVLNFGAQIVHRTGEQLGLKFVESDPESFSHLLRLMELNTGDGEQIERELHSLGP, from the coding sequence ATGACGGAAAAAAGACGCTTCGGACGCATTCCCTTCGGTAGTGCCGTCAACCTCTTGGTCGACGAACAGAGCCTCACCGCGCAACTGATCGACCTGTCGCTCAAAGGCGCCAAGATCCATCTCACCCAGGGGCCGAGCCTGGCGGACGAAACGCGCTGTCGCTTCATCCTGGCCCTTGACTGCGGCGTGGTCCTGAACTTCGGCGCCCAGATCGTCCACCGTACCGGCGAACAACTGGGGCTGAAATTCGTCGAGTCCGACCCGGAAAGTTTTTCACACCTGCTGCGCCTGATGGAGCTCAACACCGGCGACGGCGAGCAGATCGAGCGGGAACTTCACAGCCTGGGCCCCTAG
- a CDS encoding molybdopterin molybdotransferase MoeA, with the protein MNRPFLHTLSRSDFCALLRRFAPTAPELLPFTTTLERILAAPLLSPEDLPLGDRSCMDGYALGAADTFGASEGNPAYLECRRSIEINEWPCFTLAPGECAWIPTGGFLPPGADSVVMVEHTQDIGAGTIEIRQSVAPGENVMFRGEDARRDEALLSAGTRLRVPEIGLLAALGITEVLVHRRPRVGILSTGDEIVPVDAQPRPGEMRDVNSHAICALVAQAGGEARRLGIAPDDPRALHEALARGLVDHDALFLSGGSSKGTRDHTLDAVAALPGAQILAHGVAMAPGKPTILARVGDKPILGLPGQVGSAQVVMLVLGQPLVRHLGGDARAFDESRRPVRRARLARNLASRPGREDYVRVRLEDTAAGLLAHPLLGKSGLLRTLLQSHGLLRVAAETEGLVEGQEVEVWLV; encoded by the coding sequence ATGAATCGTCCCTTTCTTCACACCTTGAGTCGATCTGATTTTTGCGCGCTGTTGCGACGCTTCGCACCCACCGCCCCGGAACTCTTGCCCTTCACCACCACCCTTGAGCGGATCCTGGCCGCCCCGCTCCTTTCCCCCGAGGATCTGCCCCTGGGCGATCGTTCCTGCATGGACGGCTATGCCCTCGGCGCCGCCGATACCTTCGGCGCGAGCGAAGGCAATCCGGCCTATCTCGAATGTCGCCGAAGCATTGAAATCAACGAATGGCCGTGCTTCACCCTGGCGCCGGGCGAGTGCGCCTGGATTCCCACGGGCGGCTTTCTGCCGCCGGGCGCCGACAGCGTGGTCATGGTGGAACACACCCAGGACATCGGCGCCGGCACCATCGAGATCCGGCAAAGCGTGGCGCCGGGCGAAAATGTCATGTTTCGCGGCGAGGACGCCCGGCGCGACGAGGCCCTGCTGAGCGCCGGCACACGCCTGCGGGTGCCGGAAATCGGCCTGCTGGCGGCCTTGGGCATCACCGAAGTCCTGGTCCATCGGCGCCCGCGCGTCGGGATTCTGTCCACCGGCGACGAAATTGTGCCGGTCGACGCGCAACCGCGTCCGGGCGAGATGCGCGACGTCAATTCCCACGCGATTTGCGCCCTCGTCGCCCAGGCCGGCGGCGAGGCGCGGCGGCTCGGCATCGCGCCCGATGACCCGCGGGCCCTGCATGAGGCACTGGCGCGGGGGCTGGTCGACCACGACGCCCTGTTTCTCTCGGGCGGCAGTTCGAAGGGAACGCGCGACCATACCCTCGATGCCGTCGCCGCCCTGCCCGGCGCGCAAATCCTTGCCCACGGCGTGGCCATGGCGCCGGGCAAGCCGACGATTCTCGCCCGGGTCGGCGACAAGCCGATTCTCGGCCTACCCGGTCAGGTCGGCTCGGCGCAGGTCGTGATGCTGGTTCTGGGCCAGCCCCTGGTGCGCCATCTGGGCGGCGATGCTCGGGCCTTCGACGAAAGCCGACGCCCCGTGCGCCGCGCACGCCTGGCGCGCAACCTCGCCTCCCGGCCGGGCCGCGAGGACTATGTACGGGTGCGCCTCGAGGACACCGCCGCGGGGCTGCTCGCCCATCCGCTCCTGGGCAAATCGGGGCTGCTGCGCACCTTGCTGCAAAGCCACGGCCTGCTGCGCGTCGCGGCCGAGACCGAGGGGCTGGTGGAGGGGCAAGAGGTGGAGGTGTGGCTGGTTTAA
- a CDS encoding molybdopterin biosynthesis protein produces MSRRNIYLQTLSVAEALERARKVLDRDALVAAETISTEEAAGRVTATAVHARFSAPPFHSAAMDGYAVRAEETFGAREDAPLRLVPGSGCHPVNTGQPLPEGTNAVIKIEDVVPQADGGLLIEAAAFPWMHVRRIGEDIVATELLLPRNHQLSPYDIGALLTAGVWEVRVWEPIRLVFIPTGDEVLDFTTRPTPAPGQVIESNSQIFCALARTWGAVPRRLSPVPDDRARLRAALGEALHGDAHVVVVGAGSSAGSKDFTRAVFEEFGEILAHGLAVSPGKPSLLGVSREGKLLVGAPGYPGSAIVCFEEILAPLVAWLGRRPAPERPRIRARLARKTPSRLGSEEILRLAVGRLDDGHIAVPLGRGAGMLTSLTRAQALTRIPADSEGLAEGAEITAELLVPASTLARTLVHVGSHDNILDLLADELMGLAEPLRLASANVGSLGGFSALKSGAAMVGGCHLFDPQTQDFNFPFLRRYLPDLPVSVVNLAIRDQGLIVAPGNPKNIRTLQDLAREDVRFVNRQRGSGTRILLDHHLREAGLDPRLIQGYGREEHTHMAVAVNVRGGAADCGLGILSAARALDLDFVPLAAERYDLVVPERLLEDPRIQTLLDLLRSPVLHRKIAALGGYDTRLSGRMMREGMGLGAA; encoded by the coding sequence ATGTCCCGACGTAACATCTACCTGCAAACCCTGAGCGTCGCCGAGGCGCTGGAGCGCGCCCGCAAGGTTCTCGACCGCGACGCCCTGGTTGCCGCGGAAACCATTTCCACCGAGGAGGCCGCCGGTCGGGTGACGGCGACGGCGGTTCACGCGCGCTTTTCCGCGCCGCCGTTTCACAGCGCCGCCATGGACGGCTACGCGGTGCGCGCCGAGGAGACCTTCGGCGCCCGCGAGGACGCGCCGCTGCGCCTGGTGCCCGGCAGCGGCTGCCATCCCGTCAACACCGGCCAACCGCTGCCCGAGGGCACCAACGCCGTGATCAAGATCGAGGACGTGGTGCCCCAGGCCGACGGCGGCCTGCTCATCGAGGCGGCGGCCTTTCCCTGGATGCACGTGCGGCGCATCGGCGAGGATATCGTCGCCACCGAACTGCTGCTGCCGCGCAATCACCAACTCTCGCCCTACGACATCGGCGCCCTGCTCACCGCCGGGGTCTGGGAGGTGCGGGTCTGGGAGCCGATTCGGCTGGTGTTCATTCCCACGGGTGACGAAGTGCTTGATTTCACCACCCGCCCCACCCCCGCGCCGGGTCAGGTGATCGAGAGCAACTCGCAGATTTTTTGCGCCCTGGCGCGCACCTGGGGCGCCGTGCCGCGCCGCCTGTCGCCGGTGCCCGACGATCGCGCGCGATTGCGCGCCGCTCTTGGCGAAGCCCTGCACGGCGATGCGCACGTCGTGGTGGTCGGCGCGGGCTCATCCGCCGGCAGCAAGGACTTCACCCGCGCCGTCTTTGAGGAGTTCGGCGAAATCCTCGCCCATGGACTGGCCGTGAGCCCCGGCAAGCCGAGCCTGCTCGGCGTGTCACGCGAGGGCAAGCTGCTGGTCGGCGCGCCCGGCTATCCGGGCAGCGCCATCGTCTGCTTCGAGGAGATATTGGCGCCCCTGGTCGCCTGGCTCGGCCGGCGCCCCGCGCCCGAGCGCCCCAGGATCCGCGCGCGCCTGGCCCGCAAAACCCCCTCGCGCCTGGGCAGCGAGGAAATCCTGCGGCTGGCCGTGGGCCGCCTCGACGACGGCCATATCGCGGTCCCCCTGGGGCGCGGCGCCGGCATGCTCACCAGCCTCACCCGGGCCCAGGCCCTGACGCGCATTCCCGCGGACAGCGAAGGGCTCGCGGAAGGGGCCGAGATCACGGCCGAACTGCTGGTGCCCGCAAGCACTCTGGCGCGGACGCTGGTGCATGTCGGCAGCCACGACAACATCCTGGATCTGCTCGCCGATGAACTGATGGGGCTCGCCGAGCCCCTGCGCCTGGCGTCCGCCAACGTCGGCAGCCTCGGCGGCTTCAGCGCCCTGAAAAGCGGCGCCGCCATGGTCGGCGGCTGTCATCTGTTCGACCCGCAAACGCAGGACTTCAACTTTCCCTTTCTGCGCCGCTACCTGCCCGATCTGCCGGTCAGCGTCGTCAATCTCGCCATCCGCGACCAGGGCCTGATCGTCGCGCCCGGCAATCCCAAGAACATCCGCACCCTACAGGATCTCGCCCGCGAGGATGTGCGCTTCGTCAATCGCCAGCGCGGCTCGGGCACCCGTATCCTGCTCGACCACCACCTGCGCGAGGCCGGTCTCGACCCGCGCCTCATCCAGGGCTATGGGCGCGAGGAGCACACCCACATGGCGGTGGCCGTCAACGTGCGCGGCGGCGCGGCCGATTGCGGTCTCGGCATCCTTTCGGCGGCGCGCGCCCTGGATCTGGATTTCGTGCCCCTGGCCGCCGAGCGCTACGATTTGGTGGTTCCCGAGCGCCTGCTGGAGGATCCGCGCATCCAAACACTGCTCGATCTGCTGCGCAGTCCCGTCCTCCACCGCAAGATCGCGGCCCTGGGGGGCTACGACACCCGACTGAGCGGCCGGATGATGCGGGAGGGCATGGGGCTGGGCGCAGCCTGA